Proteins encoded together in one Streptomyces roseifaciens window:
- a CDS encoding DnaB-like helicase N-terminal domain-containing protein, with protein sequence MDAGLARVLDGFAQQWRPYPGSHTRIVSVPPPAVQGREEGRLEDERAFLSAATTQPAALKEVRAYLHAEDFADPVHAGLFGCLAALVHRGEAIDPVTVVWEAQHRGLLTHTTPEAILTACAPSGADPAYWASRILRHSLLETAAATAGRIGHLAADPTLTPHQLITATHRTLGDLTAVRLHWHRTHPGQYRAAPTGRSTPPPTPRPRGRPPPTANAPRITVRTR encoded by the coding sequence GTGGATGCCGGCCTGGCCCGTGTTCTCGACGGATTCGCCCAGCAGTGGCGCCCGTATCCCGGCTCACACACCCGCATCGTCTCCGTTCCACCGCCCGCCGTTCAGGGCCGGGAGGAGGGGCGGCTCGAGGACGAGCGGGCGTTCCTCTCCGCTGCCACCACACAGCCGGCCGCCCTGAAAGAGGTCCGGGCCTACCTCCACGCGGAGGACTTCGCGGACCCCGTACACGCAGGGCTCTTCGGGTGTCTGGCCGCGCTGGTTCACCGTGGTGAGGCGATCGACCCCGTCACCGTCGTCTGGGAAGCCCAGCACCGCGGCCTGCTCACCCACACCACACCCGAGGCCATCCTCACCGCCTGCGCCCCTTCGGGAGCCGACCCCGCCTACTGGGCCTCACGCATCCTGCGCCACTCCCTGCTGGAGACGGCCGCCGCCACCGCCGGCCGCATCGGCCACCTCGCCGCCGACCCCACCCTCACACCACACCAGCTCATCACCGCAACCCACCGCACCCTGGGCGACCTGACCGCCGTCCGGCTCCACTGGCACCGCACCCACCCCGGCCAGTACCGCGCCGCCCCCACCGGCCGGTCCACACCCCCGCCCA
- a CDS encoding RNA polymerase sigma factor, translating into MGTRTSYRTYQDVTSIHTRIRDGDPDSFRHLFRSHAQIVHRYAIRATGDRSTAEDIVSLTFLEAWRLRARLPEEPDGAKAWLMGIAVNIQRNTNRAARRHAKALARMPAKEAVPDIAGEVVGRMADAEQLTAAKNALGKLRRSEREVVTLCVWSGLSYAEAAEALGVAVGTVRSRLFRARERLRKLTEQELRQHAAEMAARRPERLHLHLNLNRPNEKWNR; encoded by the coding sequence ATGGGAACCCGTACCTCCTACCGGACATATCAAGACGTGACGTCAATACACACCCGCATCAGGGACGGCGACCCGGACTCGTTCCGCCATCTCTTCCGCTCACACGCCCAGATCGTCCACCGCTACGCCATCCGCGCCACCGGCGACCGGTCCACCGCCGAGGACATCGTCTCGCTCACGTTCCTGGAGGCCTGGCGCCTGCGCGCCCGGCTTCCCGAGGAGCCGGACGGCGCGAAGGCCTGGCTGATGGGCATCGCGGTGAACATCCAGCGCAACACCAACCGTGCCGCCCGCCGCCACGCGAAGGCCCTGGCCCGCATGCCCGCCAAGGAAGCCGTGCCGGACATCGCGGGTGAAGTGGTGGGCAGGATGGCGGACGCCGAACAGCTCACCGCCGCGAAGAACGCCCTGGGGAAGCTGCGCCGGTCGGAGCGCGAGGTCGTCACCCTCTGCGTCTGGTCCGGCCTGAGCTATGCGGAAGCGGCCGAGGCTCTGGGCGTGGCCGTCGGCACCGTACGGTCGCGGCTGTTCCGGGCCCGCGAGCGCCTGCGCAAGCTCACCGAACAGGAGCTCCGGCAACACGCTGCCGAGATGGCGGCCCGGCGGCCCGAGCGCCTCCACCTGCACCTGAACCTGAACCGGCCGAACGAGAAGTGGAACCGATGA
- a CDS encoding CU044_5270 family protein, whose amino-acid sequence MMRISRRPQEPLDHGDFDLLLPRQDETALPKARQDLLEEALWAEVHRTALCAPRSLARRTAWIALPAATAVIAGAVIVAPGSSGTSGTDTRPPKAGAKLQPGTSKGLSATVDRISLAAARQPALEPRQDQYIYVESKVTGGRVDRAGGKEKLAVTPLHSRQVWHSPDGLKSFIYEPGHEFMDKNGEDLDLERADDVTDRGSYNSVKALPTDPDVLLKRLYQGGRMGDPQADWTAFGEIGQLLEEQIAAPKISAALFKAAAKIPGVTLVDKAADATGRPGVAITFTGPESRQEWIFDRNTYAYLGQRDVLVKPYRGLEPGAVTYETVVIKRAVVDAKKELPDGTTL is encoded by the coding sequence ATGATGCGTATCTCCCGGCGGCCCCAAGAGCCGCTCGACCACGGCGACTTCGACCTGCTGCTTCCCCGGCAGGACGAGACCGCCCTGCCCAAGGCCCGGCAGGACCTGCTCGAAGAGGCCCTGTGGGCCGAGGTGCACCGGACCGCCCTGTGCGCACCGCGCTCCCTTGCGCGCCGCACGGCCTGGATTGCGCTGCCGGCCGCCACAGCCGTGATAGCGGGCGCCGTGATCGTTGCCCCGGGCAGCTCGGGTACCTCGGGTACGGACACCCGCCCGCCGAAGGCCGGTGCGAAGCTGCAACCCGGCACCTCCAAAGGCCTGTCGGCGACCGTCGACCGCATCTCGCTCGCGGCGGCACGGCAGCCGGCCCTGGAGCCCCGGCAGGACCAGTACATCTACGTGGAGAGCAAGGTGACGGGCGGGCGGGTCGACAGGGCGGGCGGTAAGGAGAAGCTCGCGGTGACTCCGCTGCACTCGCGCCAGGTCTGGCACTCGCCCGACGGCCTCAAGAGCTTCATCTATGAGCCCGGCCATGAATTCATGGACAAGAACGGCGAGGACCTCGACCTCGAGCGTGCCGATGACGTCACCGATCGGGGCTCCTACAACAGCGTCAAGGCGCTCCCCACCGACCCCGACGTCCTGCTCAAGCGCCTCTACCAGGGGGGCAGGATGGGCGACCCGCAGGCCGACTGGACGGCGTTCGGGGAGATAGGCCAGCTGTTGGAGGAGCAGATCGCGGCGCCGAAGATCAGCGCCGCACTGTTCAAGGCGGCTGCCAAGATCCCGGGCGTCACGCTCGTGGACAAGGCTGCCGACGCGACCGGCCGGCCCGGTGTCGCAATCACTTTTACCGGCCCCGAGAGCCGTCAGGAGTGGATCTTCGACAGGAACACCTATGCGTACCTCGGCCAGCGTGACGTGCTGGTCAAGCCGTATCGGGGTCTCGAACCCGGCGCCGTCACCTACGAGACCGTGGTCATCAAGCGAGCCGTGGTCGACGCGAAGAAGGAACTCCCCGACGGCACGACGCTCTGA
- a CDS encoding AAA family ATPase, whose translation MTQTSAGSAIPGQRDGFAGSPGLSLSTPPRPAKAVIANFRLLRETELSFTDKVTLCVGRNNTGKTSLAKLFKLFIARDHT comes from the coding sequence ATGACTCAGACCAGTGCAGGCAGTGCCATTCCGGGGCAGCGAGACGGCTTTGCCGGGTCACCCGGCCTCAGCCTTTCGACGCCACCCCGGCCGGCCAAGGCCGTCATCGCCAACTTCAGGCTGCTACGTGAGACCGAGCTCTCCTTCACTGACAAGGTGACGTTGTGCGTCGGCCGTAACAACACGGGGAAGACCTCGCTGGCGAAGTTGTTCAAGCTCTTCATCGCTCGCGACCACACCTGA
- a CDS encoding DEAD/DEAH box helicase: MRSGQGQDRRREALLECWRAIELFGPPSIPALPRRRSAARSGPRDEYVVDLTPLPGRIPPHLPWDADHPETGAPRAPYGRMWRHEIYCGVFDLELLRQAMIAVLPAGTDPDPGVPQSELTLPGQSAMFALVLDDQGRPVEDTSVISACAWATGRLFDPGPSAPGWLDGFEDLDDAFGTAIDELTATAIPYGSAAPPHGTAYGQRPGSGRGPGTAAGAGAGRVSWQRLLGEILGEAAVGAVGALFGEVVGAVLQGAAEPLVRRAADWAAARRPAGDHAESGHPEGGGSVPERAPADPADMPEAHRGGSGPRALTLADLVALTAQIADLCGVQDHLRPQVIRVRSRLVHRPRDPQAKVAAAAPFLNSLLPPDLARVAGALGKGVGPALDAYLTEHDAIAVGMRTDVRQERGVVLTGVSPELVPPGRWPAPARFPLALSQQFAVDRMLADRTGTEGGMFSVNGPPGTGKTTMLRDLVAALVVERAAVLATFDRPAQAFNGPAWRGKDRQGKHARFVSRLDPRLTGFEIVVASSNNGAVENITAELPGIGALGEHWHGGPDHFSDLASALLGGQAWGLVAAVLGNKANRKEFGDRFWWGRLPEKEAAARSAAGLPPLRGMQAVLSDWIPPRTPPGSRRPAAPADRDAANRDSAAGPAEPVPSWTAAVAAFRTAQAEVERLRTERARLASALIAVESPSTGQRIADLEAAVFRTDQQVTAATSALERATVATGAARSATAAAEAGHRAATERVPRARQELAAARADLSAARELAAHHREYVTVLTARQDTPPTAKRGLRGGLRHLFQSSANRQAAEEQQERARAENAQLLVQQRAALDDSLEQVAAAVRAESLAEGRNSRSAIAVDEAAAGLTAALAHEQTTRARQAAADTALRRARQAAEAARHDLRAAITELNERHHELQQAARSLPSLPLDWLHLDEADQELGSPWSDEAWSTARSDLFLRALDLHRAFVAGAAKRVRGNLQVLMELMAGNSGPLPDEEVEHAWQTLFLMVPVVSTTFSSVGSMFARLGRESIGWLLVDEAGQATPQAAVGALWRARRAVLVGDPLQLEPVVTMPTALQRRLLRAYGVDERWLPSATSAQAVADRSNRYGTYLPAPDGDDDHVWVGSPLRVHRRCEEPMFTVSNEVAYDGLMVYGTAQQAFPDGERGGLLPSRWLNTDDPARPADAPWGERDRRAFEFVLGLLDRHGVGVERVRVIAPFRALVAECKKVCRGREGWTAELLDDRCATVHRAQGKEADVVILILGGGRPGAREWAARTPHLLNVAASRAKRRLYVIGERSLWAPLPHFDVLARELVEFNHLRDRASWPPAANDQD, translated from the coding sequence GTGCGGAGCGGACAGGGGCAGGACCGCCGCCGGGAAGCGTTGCTGGAGTGCTGGCGCGCTATCGAGCTGTTCGGACCGCCGAGCATCCCGGCGTTGCCCCGGCGGCGCTCCGCCGCACGGTCCGGCCCGAGGGACGAGTACGTCGTCGACCTGACGCCGCTGCCGGGACGGATACCACCGCACCTGCCGTGGGATGCCGACCACCCGGAGACGGGCGCGCCCCGGGCGCCGTACGGCCGGATGTGGCGGCACGAAATCTACTGCGGGGTCTTCGATCTGGAGCTGCTCCGTCAGGCGATGATCGCGGTGTTGCCCGCGGGGACTGATCCGGATCCCGGTGTGCCGCAGTCCGAGCTGACGTTGCCGGGCCAGAGCGCGATGTTCGCCCTGGTCCTGGACGATCAGGGGCGACCGGTCGAGGACACGTCCGTGATCTCCGCCTGTGCCTGGGCGACCGGCCGCCTGTTCGATCCGGGACCCTCCGCGCCGGGCTGGCTGGACGGTTTCGAGGACCTCGACGACGCGTTCGGCACGGCGATCGACGAGCTGACGGCCACCGCGATTCCCTACGGCTCCGCCGCCCCGCCTCACGGCACGGCGTACGGGCAGCGGCCCGGCTCCGGCCGTGGGCCGGGAACTGCGGCCGGGGCCGGGGCCGGCCGCGTGAGCTGGCAGCGACTGCTCGGCGAGATCCTGGGCGAAGCCGCAGTCGGCGCGGTCGGGGCCCTGTTCGGCGAGGTCGTCGGCGCCGTCCTGCAGGGCGCGGCTGAACCCCTGGTGCGCCGCGCCGCCGACTGGGCAGCGGCCCGCCGGCCCGCCGGGGACCATGCCGAGTCCGGGCATCCGGAGGGTGGCGGGAGTGTTCCCGAGCGGGCGCCGGCCGACCCTGCGGACATGCCGGAGGCGCACAGGGGTGGCTCTGGTCCCCGCGCGCTCACGCTCGCCGATCTCGTCGCCCTGACCGCGCAGATCGCCGACCTGTGCGGGGTGCAGGACCATCTGCGGCCCCAGGTGATCAGGGTGCGGAGCAGGCTGGTCCACCGGCCTCGGGACCCACAGGCGAAGGTCGCCGCCGCAGCGCCTTTCCTCAACAGCCTGCTCCCTCCGGATCTCGCCCGGGTCGCCGGGGCCCTCGGCAAGGGGGTCGGCCCGGCACTGGACGCGTATCTGACCGAGCACGATGCCATTGCCGTGGGGATGCGGACTGATGTGCGCCAGGAGCGGGGAGTCGTCCTGACCGGGGTGAGTCCGGAGCTGGTTCCGCCGGGGCGGTGGCCCGCACCAGCGCGGTTCCCGCTCGCGCTGAGCCAGCAGTTCGCGGTCGACCGGATGCTCGCCGACCGCACAGGCACCGAAGGGGGGATGTTCTCCGTGAACGGCCCGCCCGGCACGGGCAAGACGACGATGTTGCGCGACCTGGTCGCCGCGCTGGTGGTCGAGCGGGCAGCGGTGTTGGCGACGTTCGACCGGCCCGCACAGGCATTTAACGGTCCGGCGTGGCGAGGCAAGGACCGGCAGGGCAAACACGCGCGATTCGTGTCGCGGCTCGACCCTCGGCTGACCGGGTTCGAGATCGTGGTCGCCTCCTCCAACAACGGCGCGGTCGAGAACATCACCGCCGAGCTGCCCGGCATCGGCGCGCTCGGTGAGCACTGGCACGGCGGCCCCGACCATTTCTCCGACCTCGCCTCCGCCCTCCTCGGCGGCCAAGCGTGGGGCCTGGTCGCGGCGGTGCTCGGGAACAAGGCCAACCGCAAGGAGTTCGGCGACCGGTTCTGGTGGGGCCGGCTGCCGGAGAAGGAGGCTGCCGCCCGGTCCGCAGCAGGACTGCCACCACTGCGCGGCATGCAGGCTGTCCTGAGTGACTGGATCCCGCCGAGGACTCCGCCCGGCAGCCGGCGCCCCGCCGCCCCGGCGGACCGGGACGCGGCGAACCGGGACTCGGCGGCCGGGCCCGCCGAGCCCGTGCCGTCGTGGACCGCCGCCGTCGCCGCGTTCCGCACCGCCCAGGCCGAGGTCGAGCGCCTGCGTACCGAGCGTGCCCGGCTGGCCTCGGCGCTGATAGCCGTCGAGTCTCCGTCGACCGGGCAGCGGATCGCGGACCTGGAAGCCGCCGTGTTCCGCACAGACCAGCAGGTCACCGCCGCGACGTCCGCCCTGGAACGGGCCACCGTCGCCACCGGCGCGGCCCGGAGTGCCACCGCGGCGGCCGAAGCCGGACACCGGGCGGCCACCGAGCGCGTACCACGAGCCCGGCAGGAGCTTGCCGCCGCCCGTGCGGACCTGTCGGCCGCTCGTGAGCTGGCCGCGCACCACCGCGAGTACGTCACGGTGCTCACCGCACGCCAGGACACACCGCCTACCGCCAAGCGGGGCCTGCGCGGCGGACTACGGCACCTGTTTCAGAGCTCCGCCAACCGGCAGGCCGCCGAAGAGCAGCAAGAGCGTGCCCGGGCCGAGAACGCGCAATTGCTCGTCCAGCAGCGCGCCGCCCTTGACGACTCCCTGGAGCAGGTCGCCGCAGCCGTACGCGCCGAATCTCTGGCCGAGGGCCGGAACTCCCGGTCCGCCATCGCCGTCGACGAGGCCGCCGCCGGCCTCACCGCCGCCCTCGCGCACGAACAGACCACGCGCGCCCGGCAGGCCGCGGCAGACACCGCACTGCGGCGGGCCCGGCAGGCCGCTGAAGCAGCCCGCCACGACCTGCGGGCCGCCATAACCGAGCTCAACGAACGCCACCACGAACTGCAACAGGCGGCTCGGAGCCTGCCCTCACTGCCGCTCGACTGGCTCCACCTCGACGAAGCCGACCAGGAACTCGGCTCCCCCTGGTCCGACGAGGCGTGGTCCACCGCGCGCAGCGACCTGTTCCTGCGCGCCCTCGACCTGCACCGCGCCTTCGTGGCCGGGGCTGCGAAGAGGGTCCGCGGCAATCTCCAGGTCCTGATGGAGCTGATGGCGGGAAACAGTGGACCCCTGCCCGACGAAGAGGTCGAGCATGCCTGGCAGACTCTCTTCCTCATGGTGCCCGTCGTCTCCACCACGTTCTCCTCCGTCGGCAGCATGTTCGCGCGTCTCGGCCGGGAGTCGATCGGCTGGCTGCTCGTAGACGAGGCCGGGCAGGCCACCCCGCAGGCCGCCGTGGGCGCACTGTGGCGCGCCCGCCGTGCCGTTCTGGTCGGCGATCCTCTCCAGCTCGAGCCCGTCGTCACCATGCCCACCGCTCTGCAACGCCGGCTGCTGCGCGCCTACGGCGTCGACGAGCGGTGGCTGCCCTCGGCCACCTCGGCCCAGGCCGTGGCCGACCGGTCCAACCGCTACGGCACCTACCTGCCGGCCCCGGACGGGGACGACGACCACGTCTGGGTGGGTTCACCGCTGCGAGTCCACCGCCGCTGCGAAGAACCGATGTTCACCGTCAGCAATGAGGTCGCGTACGACGGCCTCATGGTCTACGGCACCGCGCAACAGGCGTTCCCCGACGGGGAACGGGGCGGGCTGCTGCCCAGCCGCTGGCTCAACACAGACGACCCCGCCCGCCCGGCTGACGCCCCGTGGGGCGAACGCGACCGCCGTGCCTTCGAGTTCGTCCTCGGCCTTCTGGACCGGCACGGCGTCGGCGTCGAGCGCGTACGCGTCATCGCCCCGTTCCGGGCCCTCGTCGCCGAGTGCAAGAAGGTCTGCCGCGGCCGTGAAGGCTGGACCGCTGAACTCCTCGACGACCGCTGCGCCACCGTCCACCGAGCACAAGGCAAGGAAGCCGACGTCGTCATCCTCATACTCGGCGGAGGCCGTCCCGGGGCCCGCGAGTGGGCGGCCCGCACCCCCCATCTGCTCAACGTCGCCGCGAGCCGTGCCAAGCGCCGCCTCTACGTCATCGGTGAGCGCAGCTTGTGGGCCCCGCTCCCCCATTTCGACGTCCTCGCCCGCGAACTGGTGGAATTCAACCACCTGCGTGACCGCGCATCCTGGCCGCCGGCGGCCAATGACCAGGACTAG
- a CDS encoding acyl-CoA dehydrogenase family protein, protein MNTHTVDTGTPFIPADAYDTAAFYAEADAIAIVTNATAPDAVALPSEDASTAELLAAAREAGHRAVPAPLAETALVARPLLRCVGLPVPDGPLSYAIAPELTIRYAHPAASAVGSAGSSGDDDTLLVTGTLRRVPWARSATAVVVLATAPFGPVLFTLTPDQAVLTPGGNLAEEPRDDLYLATLEIPASRVRRISPELLDEARLRAALARSALIAGAAERCVDLTVAHTTARTQFGRPLSHFQAVKQEEARLIEETALVRTAVQAAAPLDFGGPAAHVAIAAAKTQASASAAEIARIAHQLHGAIGITQLSPLHLATTRLWSWRDEDGDETYWARRLARPLTAAALWPTLTTTP, encoded by the coding sequence ATGAACACCCACACGGTCGACACCGGCACCCCCTTCATCCCCGCGGACGCCTACGACACCGCTGCCTTCTACGCCGAAGCGGACGCCATCGCTATCGTCACCAACGCCACCGCCCCCGACGCCGTGGCCCTCCCCTCCGAGGACGCCTCCACCGCCGAACTCCTCGCCGCCGCCAGGGAAGCAGGACACCGCGCCGTCCCCGCCCCTCTCGCCGAGACCGCCCTGGTCGCCCGCCCCCTGCTGCGTTGCGTCGGCCTCCCTGTCCCGGACGGCCCGCTCAGCTACGCGATCGCCCCCGAGCTGACGATCCGTTACGCCCACCCGGCCGCCTCCGCCGTCGGCTCGGCCGGTTCCTCCGGGGACGACGACACCCTGCTGGTCACCGGCACTCTGCGCCGCGTCCCATGGGCCCGCTCCGCCACCGCGGTGGTCGTGCTGGCCACCGCCCCCTTCGGCCCTGTCCTGTTCACTCTCACACCCGACCAGGCCGTCCTCACCCCCGGCGGCAACCTCGCCGAGGAACCCCGCGACGACCTGTACCTTGCCACCCTTGAGATCCCCGCCTCGCGGGTCCGCCGGATCTCCCCCGAACTGCTCGACGAGGCCCGGCTCCGCGCGGCCCTGGCCCGCTCCGCCCTGATCGCCGGTGCCGCCGAACGCTGCGTCGACCTGACGGTCGCCCACACCACCGCCCGCACTCAGTTCGGCCGTCCGCTCAGTCACTTCCAGGCCGTCAAGCAGGAAGAAGCGCGGCTGATCGAGGAGACCGCCCTGGTCCGCACCGCCGTCCAGGCCGCCGCCCCGCTGGACTTCGGCGGCCCGGCCGCACACGTCGCCATCGCCGCCGCCAAGACCCAGGCCTCCGCCTCGGCCGCCGAGATCGCCCGCATCGCCCACCAACTCCACGGCGCCATCGGCATCACCCAGCTCAGCCCGCTCCACCTCGCCACCACCCGCCTGTGGTCCTGGCGCGACGAAGACGGTGACGAAACCTACTGGGCACGCCGCCTGGCCCGTCCCCTCACCGCCGCCGCCCTCTGGCCCACCCTCACCACCACACCCTGA
- a CDS encoding acyl-CoA dehydrogenase family protein yields MSPSTLSPTSTLSPIAFPDVALPESARRLRAEVRAFVDEERARGTVLGRPDSWLAGWDPGFSRRLAERGWVGMALPTEYGGAGRGFLDRYVVIEELLAAGAPVSAHWVSDRQAGPSILQHGTEEQRRFFLPRIAAGQCFFSIGMSEKNSGSDLASVATRAERTADGWRLTGTKMWTGGAHVNDYAIVLARTEDAEDKHAGLSQFIVDLRASGVRVEPIHLMSGEHRFNAVHLEGVDVPDGMLLGQQGDGWKQVTGELTFERSGPERYLSTFPLLVSLLRELEQQPATAEQLAQVGILTARLHSIRRLSLGVAAALDAGHSPDTQAALVKDLGTRLEGALVDTVRSILPTPADPHATPGSHPELLAFALLHSPGYTLRGGTNEILRGIITRGLEQH; encoded by the coding sequence ATGTCGCCTTCGACGCTTTCACCGACCTCGACGCTTTCACCGATCGCATTCCCCGATGTCGCCCTGCCCGAATCGGCCCGCAGGCTCCGCGCCGAGGTCCGCGCCTTTGTCGACGAGGAGCGCGCCCGCGGCACCGTGCTCGGCCGCCCCGACTCCTGGCTGGCCGGCTGGGACCCCGGCTTCAGCCGCCGCCTCGCCGAGCGCGGCTGGGTCGGCATGGCCCTGCCCACCGAGTACGGCGGCGCCGGCCGCGGTTTCCTGGACCGCTATGTGGTGATCGAGGAGCTGCTCGCCGCCGGAGCCCCGGTCAGCGCCCACTGGGTCTCCGACCGGCAGGCCGGCCCGTCCATCCTCCAGCACGGCACCGAGGAGCAGCGCCGTTTCTTCCTGCCCCGGATCGCCGCCGGGCAGTGCTTCTTCTCCATCGGCATGAGCGAGAAGAACAGCGGCTCCGACCTCGCCTCGGTCGCCACGCGCGCCGAACGCACCGCCGATGGCTGGCGGTTGACCGGCACCAAGATGTGGACCGGCGGCGCCCACGTCAACGACTACGCCATCGTCCTCGCCCGCACCGAAGACGCCGAGGACAAGCACGCAGGGCTCAGCCAGTTCATCGTCGACCTGCGCGCATCGGGCGTACGGGTCGAGCCGATCCACCTGATGAGCGGCGAGCACCGCTTCAACGCCGTCCACCTCGAAGGCGTCGACGTCCCCGACGGCATGCTGCTCGGGCAGCAGGGCGACGGCTGGAAGCAGGTCACCGGCGAACTCACCTTCGAACGCAGCGGCCCGGAACGCTACCTGTCCACCTTCCCCCTGCTGGTCTCCCTGCTCCGCGAACTGGAGCAGCAACCGGCCACGGCCGAACAGCTCGCTCAGGTCGGCATCCTGACGGCCCGTCTGCACAGCATCCGCCGACTGTCCCTCGGCGTGGCCGCGGCCCTGGACGCCGGACACTCGCCCGACACCCAGGCCGCCCTGGTCAAAGACCTCGGCACCCGCCTGGAGGGCGCGCTGGTCGACACCGTCCGCAGCATCCTGCCGACCCCGGCAGACCCGCACGCCACCCCCGGCAGCCACCCCGAACTGCTCGCCTTCGCCCTGCTGCACAGCCCCGGCTACACCCTGCGCGGCGGCACCAACGAAATCCTTCGCGGCATCATCACTCGAGGTCTGGAGCAGCACTGA
- a CDS encoding CaiB/BaiF CoA transferase family protein, translating into MPEKPSGPSGRGLLAGVRVIELASVIMAPYAAKEFGDLGADVIKVEPPTGDMTRHYPPRRHPGMGGPALNLNRNKRSAAIDLKAPHGRDALLALLRTADVFITNLRPQALEKLRLGYDEAAAVNPGLIYANAQGFRSDSRYGTHAAYDDIIQAASGLVWLNHQVSGQPHYVPTVLADKICGMQIAQSVLAALHYREHGGTGQHIEVPMADTMLAFNLVEHLGAAALEADGAFGSARSLSPQRRALRTADGWMCILPHSDRNWRDFTAFVGRPELAADPRFSTGPHRARNADAFYPLLAELTPQHTSAEWQAFCDRAGIAAAPVLDLASAATTAYAQEGGLLYEAEHPTEGRYRVIGRPVRYSADPEPELRPCPGIGQHTDEVLREAGFDPSLLHPTG; encoded by the coding sequence ATGCCCGAGAAGCCGAGCGGCCCGTCCGGCCGCGGACTCCTCGCCGGAGTCCGCGTCATCGAACTGGCCAGCGTGATCATGGCCCCGTACGCCGCCAAGGAATTCGGCGACCTGGGCGCGGACGTGATCAAGGTCGAACCGCCCACGGGCGACATGACGCGCCACTACCCGCCACGGCGCCACCCCGGCATGGGCGGCCCGGCACTCAACCTGAACCGCAACAAGCGCAGCGCCGCCATCGACCTCAAGGCCCCGCACGGCCGCGACGCCCTGCTCGCCCTCCTGCGCACCGCCGACGTCTTCATCACCAACCTGCGCCCGCAGGCCCTGGAGAAGCTGCGCCTCGGCTACGACGAGGCCGCGGCCGTCAACCCCGGCCTGATCTACGCCAATGCCCAGGGCTTCCGCAGCGACAGCCGTTACGGCACGCACGCCGCCTACGACGACATCATCCAGGCGGCCAGCGGCCTGGTCTGGCTCAACCACCAGGTCTCCGGCCAACCGCACTACGTTCCCACCGTCCTCGCCGACAAGATCTGCGGCATGCAGATCGCCCAGTCGGTACTTGCCGCGCTGCACTACCGGGAGCACGGCGGCACCGGACAGCACATCGAGGTCCCGATGGCCGACACCATGCTCGCCTTCAACCTGGTCGAGCACCTGGGAGCGGCCGCCCTGGAGGCCGACGGAGCCTTCGGCTCGGCCCGCTCGCTCAGCCCGCAGCGCCGAGCCCTGCGCACCGCCGACGGCTGGATGTGCATCCTGCCGCACAGCGACCGCAACTGGCGGGACTTCACCGCCTTCGTGGGCCGCCCCGAACTGGCCGCCGATCCGCGCTTCTCCACCGGCCCCCACCGGGCCCGCAACGCCGACGCGTTCTATCCGCTGCTCGCGGAGCTGACGCCGCAGCACACCAGCGCCGAGTGGCAGGCGTTTTGCGACCGGGCGGGCATCGCCGCCGCCCCCGTGCTCGACCTGGCCTCCGCCGCCACCACCGCCTACGCCCAAGAGGGCGGCCTGCTGTACGAGGCCGAACACCCCACCGAGGGCCGCTACCGGGTCATCGGCCGCCCGGTGCGCTACTCGGCCGACCCGGAGCCGGAGCTGCGGCCCTGCCCGGGCATCGGCCAGCACACCGACGAGGTGCTCCGCGAAGCCGGCTTCGACCCTTCCCTGCTGCACCCCACGGGCTGA